From the genome of Syngnathoides biaculeatus isolate LvHL_M chromosome 15, ASM1980259v1, whole genome shotgun sequence:
AAAATACTGACTCCTATTCAACCTTCTGTCCCAATAATGTGCATATTTCCAACTGTACAAAAACCTCTCAAATGAACGTTAAAACTCAGCATGTTTGAAAAATGCAATTCATTTACTAGAGACCATCAGTTTATCAGCCTTGCGTCACGGCAATCCGACTCAGGCTTTATTACCACTCCACACAGTTTTACTTTAGGCTTTTGTAAATTGAAATAGTTTCTGAGCTTTTCAGCTCAGCATGTCTTCTTCCACAGGTTGTGTCTTCACCTCCACACTTTTTGGAGGAATGTAGGAGCCCATTCCGGCCGCCCTCTCTGCCTCCGCCTGGGTATACGGCTCCTCCCTCAGCTGTTTCAACCTGGTTGGAGGGAAAAAAGGAGACTCACAGTCCGAATCCAACATTTTTCGATGCGTACAAAACTACTGCGGCCTTACCGTCTCTTGTGGACTTTGGTCTTGAAATGGTCTTTCAAAGATTTCATATCCACAAAGTATCTCCTGTAAGACAAAGTCATTGTATTACGCAAACCTGTTTTACGAAGATTTGTCTGATGCTCAGAGTCCAATGCCGACATCAGAATAGGTTGAGCGATGGCTCGTATCTTGAAAAACTCATagttttaaaggtccactgtcatgaaatgcataacttttagtatgttattaatgaaaaaaaaaaaaaaggcagcgggaatggacccatccgtttttttccaccacacaacatgattttgacgtatatggttttttgtcactcccgccatgaaaatcctctcgaaggatttgttttcaagaagaagcaggaagtgacgttagtagtagacgcccactcaggcggtttTGTattttctactagttttacctacTGGAAggcagctctttgttccttcatgttgggcaaaatgccggctcgttgtattgctggatattgctcgaacactcgggaggatggatttactcttcatatctTTCCAAAAGACTCGGAtcttcgtgaaaaatggattgcaccggtgcaaaggacgagagctttgtgcgTTCCATATGAtatgtaggtgtgtatacagctactaacaaaaaaaaaatagttgggggcagggggggggcgtaatcttctcagaatgtaacaaaagattcgcgtACGTAAGTCTTGGGttttaaatgtgtcgatgtacccatcAGCGCCGCGGACGGCCTCGGCGGCACCTCACCCGCCGCGGACgacttcggccagggtggctcatcgtggtgCCAcccgggtggctcatacataccatctgggagtctgttgtaagTTAAAAGTAACCTGCATATCAtcttaatatggctcgaaacgaaacgatagggtaatactgccccggtcacttcactcgattgtatccgcggcggacggcttcagccgggctggctcattcgtactgtctgggagtctgttagttagaagtgatccacatatcatctaaatatggctcgaaacgatagggttatATTGCCCtgttcacttcactcgattgtgagatgttctcttctttgaaaagagctcccGTGTCCCATcgtaggtggcacagtgtgttttcaattgcaaatgtcccggtgtaacgTAATGAACAGACATTGCAGGCAACGTGGctcccacttggatgtcgaatgagacttccgcaactttgcgcatggacgacgagctctccgctcatatttattttttcgtataaacattgaagtgaataatgttatgatgtatttttattacaatatctattttagaatgttgataggcatgacacttgacctttaattgcttgtatacaAAGACTATTCACTGAGTGACAGCCGGCCACTAAAGATGGGCTGATTTCAGCAAGACATAAATCGGGTGTGGATCAATAATTGTTGATCAATGGCATGTTTTCGACACTTggcaactgttttaaattgtgggaataaaaacacaaaatgccacatttaaaataatccTAAATGGACTGAAAGCTTTCCCGGGACAGTGAGAAAGGTTTTGCACTTACGCGCAGTGTAAACAGTAATGCTGTGCACATCCTGTCACATCATAGTCCACCTCCTGATGAAGCAGTTTGGCAGCAGTCTCGGGCTTCATGTCTGAGTGGATCTCGTCCAAGTCTTTCGTCCTGCGTTTCGTCTTCCACGTCTTTGCGATGTTCTTCTTTTTGCCATTATTGTGGTTTCTCGTTTGCTTGGACTTCCCCATGGTTAGACCAGTGCGCTGTCAGAATAAATATGATTACAAAGTAAGGTAACTCAAAAGTAATACTTGACATCAGGGAATGGACTCACATACAAAGTAAGGTGACTCAAAAGTAATACTTGAGATCAGGGaatcgagtcacatgacttgattCATGTTTGAAGTTTTGAGTTTCTGAACACCCTTTGATTGTGTGTAACAATTATGTATCTGAGTAAAACACTAAATTCAATAACGTTTATGTTTCAAACAATACGTGATTGggtttatagaaaaaaaaattacaacgaTGTGTTGATGATCAGGGCCAAATTGGCTTTGGTAATAATTTGGTAATAACcgatgtgtatatatacagtacaaccttgGTTCTTGGCCACAATTCGTTCCAGAACGTGGTTTGAGAagagatttgttcgaaaacctaATCAAtttttcccacgtctgcgtacagaggttgcgttatacacaataacaacgcgcgtcaTGAAACATGGAGcgttgttatttctgggttttttcgcggtgcgttcaaattcacaagAACAACgcgcgtcatgggtcagctggtcaggtcGCGCGTgttgttatttccggggttttttttttgcaggcatTCGAGtatcgattttcgttcgaaaacagaagcaaaaaagtcttgaaattttccttcgaaaaccgatttgttcgagaacagaCATTCAAAaacagagtattcactgtatatatttttatatttattgttttaaatatattttgtagactgcacaatttgtcactttaaactccatcctttgcacaattgacattgttaacacttatctatatagattttacatcttgcaggTCTTTTAAGGAATatttcctataaacagaaatgtttcttgttctttgttcttgttgccatgttgttccttgtactttgttctgaatgtcgtaccagggcagcaccgactgccggagaaaaatgtcttgtgtttttacacacttggccattaaagttgaTTCTAGAAACCAAACAGCAAAatcgcaaaaaaataatagcaatgTTAAAGTATGAGTCCTTGGTGTCAGCGAGTACTCAAACGTAGCACTTGCACTCAGTTTGAAAAAATTTGGTATCATCCATCCCGAAGTGGAGATTGGCTTTGGAAACTTTGGAAAACCTCTGCTTGTGTATTTCTTAGTCCAGCTAGGTACATTAACGACTTATAATTAGTGCAAAGTTGCTAATTGGGCAAACATTTGTGACAAAGCAAAATAGAATGACTTGGGACTTGCTTAACCAGACTCGCTTGATTTAAGTCACAATAACTTGAACTTGTCCAAAACCTGAAGGTTAAGCCTTGTACATATGATGTGCCTTTGCCTTCTTGGAAACATGTTCATAGAGATGAACCTTTTTCATGCGTGAGAGAAGCGACTGAAGCACAGCtatcatatttacaaagaccACCGGTCAAGTTGTGCCGTCGTCTTCGTAAAACGACAAACGCAAAAGATACGCCGAACAACGAGTATCGTTTTAAGAAAGCTGTTGCAGGCGTTTTTCCTTAGCGTCATCTTGTCGTGTTTACTTACCGTTCACACGTGTCGAGTGGAAGGAGCTCGAATGTATTTACTTCCGGGAGAAAGGGCGAACATGACGTTCCGGTAGAGGGCGCCGTGAACAGcttgtaaaacaataaaaaacaatgttaataattataaataattattgttatttttaaaataccgcTCGTCAGTACTTTACAACTGACAAGGAGGTTAAATCCCGTTTAAATCGATGTGACGCTCCCACCCAAAGACCCTCCTCAAAACTGAATTCCTCTGGAACAACGCCACCTTTTGGAGAGAAAAGAAATGGCTCAACTAAAATATACCGTACGATGTCCGTGGGAGGGATTTGGGCGTCTAGAATTATTTTAATATCGCCAGTCCGCAACAATCCTCCCACTTATATAAATGCCAAGGTGAAATCAGAGTATAGGATTGGCAGTTTGCTTAAACTTACATAGAAGTCTCATAGAAAAGATTGTTGGGAAATTAATAAGTAAGTTTGTGTACATTCCGTAAAGAATTATTACATAATTGTCGATACATGACTATGGATGTGCAAAAACTCCTTTTAAAATGATGTCATCCAAAGCACAGGCATGAGAATCTGTGTGGGAGGagttttacaaacttttttttaacaatatcaGTTGCAAGTACGGCCGTAGGAGAAATGGCTTTGCTAACAAGGAGACTTTAGATGTCCTTAATATAGCCTACTGCGTCATCATACAcggtcatatcataaatcaccTGAGAGGAGAGTTCTTAgccagtgtggaaaaaaatcaaaagtaagGAAGATAAACTGCCTGgagtttaatgaaaaaaaaagtggatcaaattgtgttttttgacaAACTCTCACATCGAATCGTGGAGAAATAATTTGAAGATCATAAATAAtccctgaaaaataaaatgataaatacaAGTAGGAAACGCATAAGCTTtaacccaggggtgtcaaaatcatttttctcgcagccacattgttgttttggtttccctcagtgggcagttgtgactgtgaaaaaaaaaaaatcatctcaacATATTTAAATCATCAATTTATAAGATAGTTTTGGAATCCAatatcaagggtaatgtgtttttctactattcacgtttggtaacacaaaaaggcttgtaatatctcaactgtatcatttatgaaatatgatcatttgaaattttggtacaaattctGACTTGTTTAGAttaatgaaatgtttaaaataatgttgtataatgtaaaaaattataacaaaaacatttcatgtatAATGTGACtaaaatttgccgcaaacaggtcatgtagccATTCATACGGTTGGTGCtgacgaagtagccctcagcctcaaaaaggttggtgacccctgctctacatttggcttcgtgggccacatgaaattatgtggcgggccagatctggccactgggccttgagtttgacacctgtgcttgaAGCGATGACTAAAAAGGAAATCGAGATCTGGGGGGGGAAAATTAACGGAACAAAGGAAGAAGAGGGAGATATCAACAGAGCTaataggaataataataatactaataacaaTAGCAACATATAATCAAGGcgaattaatgtatttttacgaCGAATATGTCAAACCGGTAGCTTTTCTCTTTACTCAATACCCAAGAAAGTCGCTCTTTAgtccagtgatttccaacctttatagagccaaggcacatattttacaattgaaaaatcccacggcacaccaacaaaagtaaatgtcaccaaaaaggGATGGATTAAtttctgtatgtacttcctgccatctaatagaagaggatttttttgttctttctgtcattgtgcctcactggcataaatagatgaatgaataaagatacattatttcttggaataaatgttttttttttagcaattacataaaaatggATAACTTCCGACGGCACACCAGAAGAGCGCTCAGGGCACACTAATGTAATgtgcacactgtttgggaatcactggtttaGTCTCAAAAGGGTTAGTAAACCCGAGGTCGAGCGGAATTTAATGcagtaatggctgcagatctcCAGGCGGTGCTAACGCACTAGTTGAGTTTGCAAAATGCCGAGACGAggccaaaaaagaagaaaagaaggcgGTGTCAGACCGCACTA
Proteins encoded in this window:
- the znf593 gene encoding zinc finger protein 593, which produces MGKSKQTRNHNNGKKKNIAKTWKTKRRTKDLDEIHSDMKPETAAKLLHQEVDYDVTGCAQHYCLHCARYFVDMKSLKDHFKTKVHKRRLKQLREEPYTQAEAERAAGMGSYIPPKSVEVKTQPVEEDMLS